A genome region from Nitrosopumilus oxyclinae includes the following:
- a CDS encoding DapH/DapD/GlmU-related protein, translated as MTKIDPSAIIGNNVTMDDTVTIEEETHVGDNCNFGSKVVIEKKAVLGSGVKIGDSTVIGKKAHIGNDCVLGTKVLVTKKSTIGKGVTIGNNVILEKKSIVKDNSVVPDGTVVKEEETFRSEPKKN; from the coding sequence ATGACAAAAATTGATCCAAGTGCAATCATAGGGAACAATGTAACTATGGACGACACTGTAACAATAGAAGAAGAAACCCACGTTGGAGATAATTGTAATTTCGGAAGTAAAGTAGTAATTGAAAAAAAGGCAGTATTAGGTAGTGGCGTAAAAATAGGAGACAGTACCGTAATAGGGAAAAAAGCTCACATAGGTAATGATTGTGTCTTGGGCACCAAAGTTCTAGTCACAAAAAAATCAACAATAGGTAAAGGAGTTACAATTGGAAATAATGTGATATTAGAAAAAAAATCCATTGTTAAAGATAATTCAGTCGTACCAGATGGAACAGTTGTTAAAGAAGAAGAAACTTTCCGAAGCGAACCAAAAAAAAACTAA
- a CDS encoding DapH/DapD/GlmU-related protein → MADVDSSAIIGSNVTMQESTVIEGDAHIGDNCVLDKRVVIEKHAIIGSGVKMGEHCVIERKVNIGNDCNFGKHVVVEGGAVVGIGVKIGDDVVLEKDTKVPDGADIPMGTVLSAGKTYPDGTTLKAKYYKK, encoded by the coding sequence ATGGCAGATGTAGACTCAAGTGCAATTATAGGAAGTAATGTTACAATGCAAGAAAGTACTGTAATAGAAGGAGATGCACATATTGGAGATAATTGTGTTTTAGATAAAAGAGTAGTAATTGAAAAGCATGCAATTATTGGTAGCGGTGTTAAAATGGGTGAGCATTGTGTCATAGAAAGAAAAGTCAACATAGGTAATGACTGTAATTTTGGAAAACATGTAGTAGTAGAAGGAGGCGCAGTTGTCGGCATCGGAGTAAAAATAGGTGACGATGTAGTATTAGAAAAAGATACCAAAGTACCAGATGGCGCAGATATTCCAATGGGCACTGTTTTATCAGCAGGTAAAACTTATCCAGACGGAACAACACTAAAGGCAAAATATTATAAAAAATAA
- the corA gene encoding magnesium/cobalt transporter CorA — protein MRDKIGIITNRLVYGFTFAFLYQIVIGIATSLLSLPLTGNIQDLISGVEQIESQQGPWLVGWWIISTIIITAMALLIIRYKKFLSPFKGEKNIDIPPKITVVTAIIIGACISFLFFLLDTVIGLIVPAGSQTDVNAIYQSAIIGDFTPLLVSVLFSIIAGFIIVGVASKTSKVKEITNDLGLQDIAGIMGGIVNKTKTQKTTLSDTIGQRPGALIHVGEQKVDKVTVNLIEYDSERINEIPNASFEECLESKNKPNVSWVNIIGVHDPNVIKTFGDNFGIHSLHQSNIMNTELRPSVEIFDDHILIMLKMPHYDTQTGKLDLEQISIVLAENHLLTFQEIQDDFFDEIRKRLRENSGSIRKLKTDYLAYSLIDAIIDSYFLVLEKIGDLTEDLEEDLMQNPTPETMQTIQTLKRRMIALRKAIWPGREIINSLERDSTVLVSDNTRTYLRDVYNHTIQVTDSIEGLRDVIGGMLDTYLSSVSNRMNEVMKTLTIVAAIFIPITFIAGLYGTNFSYVPELEWEGSYFAMLIVMGIISGAMIAWFKKKRWL, from the coding sequence TTGAGAGATAAAATTGGAATAATTACCAATAGACTCGTCTATGGGTTTACTTTTGCATTTTTATATCAAATTGTAATTGGAATCGCAACATCACTACTTTCTTTACCGCTAACCGGAAATATTCAAGATCTAATATCTGGAGTTGAACAAATTGAATCTCAACAAGGTCCTTGGCTTGTAGGTTGGTGGATAATTTCAACAATAATTATCACTGCAATGGCATTGTTGATTATTCGATACAAAAAATTTCTTTCTCCATTCAAAGGTGAAAAAAATATTGATATTCCTCCAAAAATTACCGTTGTCACTGCAATAATTATTGGTGCGTGTATCTCTTTTCTATTCTTCCTACTTGACACCGTTATTGGTTTGATTGTACCTGCAGGTTCCCAGACTGATGTAAATGCAATATATCAATCTGCAATTATTGGGGATTTCACACCACTATTGGTAAGTGTACTCTTTTCAATTATAGCTGGATTCATTATTGTTGGAGTTGCAAGTAAGACATCCAAAGTCAAAGAAATAACAAATGATTTGGGATTGCAAGACATTGCTGGTATTATGGGTGGTATTGTAAACAAAACTAAAACTCAGAAAACAACACTATCTGATACAATCGGTCAACGTCCTGGGGCTTTAATCCACGTTGGAGAGCAAAAAGTAGACAAAGTAACTGTAAATTTAATTGAATACGATTCTGAAAGAATTAACGAAATTCCAAATGCGTCATTTGAAGAATGTTTGGAATCAAAAAACAAACCAAATGTTTCATGGGTGAATATAATTGGGGTACATGATCCCAATGTCATTAAAACTTTTGGAGATAATTTTGGAATTCATTCTCTCCATCAGTCAAACATTATGAATACTGAACTAAGACCATCCGTTGAAATATTTGATGATCATATTTTGATAATGTTGAAAATGCCTCACTATGATACTCAAACGGGGAAATTGGATTTAGAACAAATATCAATCGTATTGGCTGAAAATCATCTTTTAACTTTTCAAGAAATTCAGGATGACTTTTTTGATGAGATTAGAAAACGATTACGAGAAAATTCTGGTAGTATTAGAAAACTAAAGACAGATTATCTTGCTTATTCTCTAATTGATGCAATCATTGATAGTTATTTCTTAGTATTAGAAAAGATTGGTGATCTTACAGAAGATTTAGAAGAAGACTTGATGCAAAATCCTACACCTGAAACAATGCAAACAATTCAGACTTTAAAACGCAGAATGATTGCATTAAGAAAAGCAATTTGGCCAGGACGAGAAATTATTAATTCATTGGAGCGAGATTCTACAGTTTTGGTATCTGATAACACTAGAACGTATCTTCGTGACGTCTATAACCATACTATTCAGGTAACTGATTCCATTGAAGGACTGCGAGATGTGATTGGTGGTATGCTTGATACCTATCTATCCAGTGTAAGTAATAGAATGAATGAGGTTATGAAGACTTTGACCATAGTTGCAGCAATTTTCATTCCTATCACGTTCATAGCTGGTCTCTATGGAACTAATTTTTCATATGTGCCCGAATTAGAATGGGAGGGAAGTTATTTTGCTATGCTAATTGTAATGGGGATTATTTCTGGAGCGATGATTGCTTGGTTTAAGAAAAAGAGATGGCTTTAA
- a CDS encoding gamma-glutamyltransferase family protein translates to MNIEKIENSFKPTSDKKCSVAKKGMVSTAFPDATKAGVEMLKKGGNAVDAACASALALGVCEPQASGIGGQSMAIVHVDGKSVAVDGSSRAPSFAHISNFARKSHGLIGYKATTVPSTVATLGYLNERYGRLPWDTIVKPSVRIAKNGYKITKLQHELQEKHLKNFLKVPSKSGAKYFLKDGVVPYDEGDLFVQDDLANTLEQLATSGFRSFYHGLIATLIDKDMRLNDGYLRQEDLSFIPLPIERKVISKRYRGIRVETVPPPAAGATMLLVLMMLNNLTKKFINTSSPQSFHFVAESFRKALLYREQRKFNPRTYHQVNDKTHLSRSFAKTLSKSIRNSVDPDLPLRDSMDTEDTTHLSVMDNEGNAVGITQSIELVYGSKAAADGLGFLYNNYMSAFELKNANHPYYLRPNAIPWTSVCPSILFYNHEPWIVMGTPGSARIFSVLSQFVSRIIDRDNSIDVAMTKPRLHCGVDGTISLEDDVSGVEIIKHLKNMGYKIDLRERYSFFLGAIHAVMKCQTGEGFQGVAEVRRDGIAEGLN, encoded by the coding sequence ATGAACATTGAAAAAATAGAGAATTCCTTTAAACCCACTTCTGATAAAAAATGCTCTGTTGCCAAAAAAGGAATGGTCTCAACTGCGTTCCCTGATGCGACAAAAGCTGGAGTTGAAATGCTCAAAAAAGGTGGAAATGCTGTAGATGCTGCTTGCGCATCTGCTCTAGCCTTGGGCGTGTGTGAACCTCAAGCTTCAGGAATTGGTGGTCAATCTATGGCAATTGTACATGTAGATGGAAAATCAGTAGCTGTAGATGGCTCCAGTAGGGCCCCATCATTTGCACATATTTCTAATTTTGCAAGAAAATCTCATGGATTAATTGGATACAAGGCAACTACAGTTCCAAGTACTGTTGCAACTTTGGGATATCTAAATGAGAGATATGGTAGATTACCTTGGGATACTATTGTGAAACCTTCTGTTCGTATTGCAAAGAATGGATATAAAATTACTAAACTACAACATGAGTTACAAGAAAAACACCTTAAGAATTTTTTAAAAGTTCCATCAAAATCCGGAGCAAAATATTTCCTAAAAGATGGAGTAGTACCTTATGATGAAGGAGATCTTTTTGTTCAGGATGATTTAGCTAATACTTTAGAACAACTAGCAACATCTGGGTTTCGCTCATTTTATCATGGATTGATTGCAACATTGATTGATAAAGATATGAGACTTAATGACGGTTATCTACGACAAGAAGATCTTTCATTTATTCCACTACCAATTGAAAGAAAAGTAATTAGTAAAAGATATCGTGGAATTCGTGTGGAAACTGTACCTCCACCTGCAGCAGGTGCTACGATGTTGTTAGTATTAATGATGCTTAATAATCTCACAAAAAAATTCATAAACACTAGTTCTCCTCAATCATTTCACTTTGTTGCTGAATCTTTTCGTAAAGCATTATTGTATAGAGAACAACGTAAATTTAATCCAAGAACCTATCATCAAGTAAATGATAAAACTCATCTCAGTAGAAGTTTTGCAAAAACCCTTTCAAAGTCTATTCGAAATTCAGTTGATCCTGACCTTCCATTAAGAGATTCCATGGATACTGAAGACACTACGCATCTTTCAGTAATGGATAATGAAGGAAATGCTGTTGGCATAACTCAATCAATTGAATTAGTCTATGGCTCAAAAGCAGCTGCTGATGGATTAGGATTCTTGTATAACAATTACATGTCTGCATTTGAGCTTAAGAATGCAAATCATCCTTACTATTTACGACCAAATGCTATTCCTTGGACATCTGTATGTCCATCAATTTTATTTTATAATCATGAGCCCTGGATTGTTATGGGAACTCCTGGCAGTGCACGTATCTTTTCAGTATTAAGCCAATTTGTTTCAAGAATTATTGATAGGGATAATTCTATAGATGTAGCAATGACAAAACCAAGACTACATTGTGGAGTGGATGGTACAATCAGTTTGGAAGATGACGTTTCAGGTGTTGAAATAATCAAACATCTCAAAAATATGGGTTACAAAATAGACCTTAGGGAAAGATATTCGTTCTTTTTGGGCGCAATTCATGCTGTTATGAAATGTCAAACAGGTGAAGGATTTCAAGGAGTAGCAGAAGTTCGTCGTGATGGAATTGCGGAGGGATTGAATTGA
- a CDS encoding hemolysin family protein: MSLEYQLAALAALIGLSGFFSGLEVALVGTSQATIERLVKNKTKGAKALQKLHSNPGWMMSSVNLGNNLVNIGSASLATVVAIEIFGDNGMGIAVGLMTFLIIIFGEVTPKTYCNANATKVALRCSGILLAFSYVLYPVVWVLERITRAIIKLTGSGYRPPALTGEEIKGIIDQGHRDDALETSERDMVHGALDFNDNVIRSVMMPRTKMFTLPGDMELFDAADTIHQSGHSRIPIYGKDRDDIIGILHVRDLLKHLKDSELQHKKIRDFVREPIYVSQEKKMTTLLREMQAKNTHMAIVVDEFGGVEGIVTLEDLIEEIVGEIRDETDSDIQLYERIDENTIITNGDVEIDEINLAFKTNIPYPDHYSTLNGLLHEQLHDIPKVGDVVKISSLSIKIEQVEKNKPTSIRIQRILDEV; the protein is encoded by the coding sequence ATGAGTTTAGAATATCAATTAGCTGCACTTGCCGCATTAATTGGCCTTTCAGGATTTTTTAGTGGTTTAGAGGTAGCACTTGTAGGTACAAGTCAAGCCACAATTGAGAGATTGGTGAAAAATAAAACAAAAGGTGCAAAGGCTCTTCAAAAATTACATTCCAACCCTGGCTGGATGATGTCAAGTGTAAATCTTGGAAATAATTTAGTGAACATTGGCTCTGCATCCCTTGCAACAGTTGTTGCTATCGAAATTTTTGGTGATAATGGAATGGGAATTGCAGTTGGACTAATGACATTTTTAATTATTATTTTTGGTGAAGTAACTCCTAAAACATATTGTAATGCAAATGCAACTAAAGTCGCTTTAAGATGTAGTGGAATTTTATTAGCTTTTAGTTATGTGCTATACCCAGTTGTTTGGGTTCTTGAAAGAATTACTAGGGCAATAATCAAACTTACTGGCAGTGGATATAGACCACCTGCATTGACTGGTGAGGAGATTAAAGGTATTATTGATCAAGGTCACAGAGATGATGCACTAGAAACATCTGAAAGAGATATGGTTCATGGTGCATTGGACTTTAATGATAATGTGATAAGATCTGTAATGATGCCACGAACTAAGATGTTTACCTTACCTGGTGATATGGAATTGTTTGATGCAGCAGACACAATTCATCAAAGTGGACATTCTAGAATTCCAATTTATGGAAAAGATCGTGATGATATTATTGGCATTTTGCATGTTCGAGATTTACTAAAACATCTAAAAGATAGTGAACTGCAACACAAAAAAATTAGAGATTTTGTACGTGAACCAATTTACGTGTCACAAGAGAAGAAGATGACTACTCTGCTTAGGGAAATGCAAGCAAAAAATACCCACATGGCAATAGTTGTTGATGAATTTGGAGGTGTAGAAGGAATTGTTACTTTGGAGGATCTCATTGAAGAGATTGTAGGTGAAATTAGAGATGAAACTGATTCTGATATTCAACTTTATGAGCGAATTGATGAGAATACCATAATCACAAATGGTGATGTTGAAATAGATGAAATCAACTTGGCTTTCAAAACAAATATTCCATACCCTGATCATTATTCTACTTTAAACGGATTGTTACATGAACAACTCCATGATATACCCAAAGTTGGAGATGTTGTGAAAATTAGCTCTCTATCAATTAAAATCGAGCAAGTAGAAAAAAACAAACCTACGTCTATTAGAATTCAGCGAATTTTAGATGAGGTGTAA
- a CDS encoding N-formylglutamate amidohydrolase: MTKLPVLLSIPHGGTRKPSELDGHLSITNKDLFDDSDPFVIELYDLGDKVQRVIKTDIARPFVDLNRSLQDMPPNNPDGLIKSKTCYDKPIYTNGKEPDDSLKTMLIEMYYNPYHQAIQKSITELDLKLCLDCHSMAATAPYFSPDKTQSKRPLFCISNDDGKTASQEMMELLADSISKSYFIDRDEISINDPFHGGHITKTYGNKPLPWIQVEMNRSLYLSSPWFDEDALTVDVNHLQKLNKQFENSLDYFFSKI, translated from the coding sequence TTGACTAAACTACCTGTATTGTTATCCATACCTCATGGAGGAACTCGGAAACCTTCGGAACTTGACGGACATTTATCCATTACAAACAAAGATCTGTTTGATGATTCTGATCCTTTTGTAATAGAACTCTATGATTTGGGGGATAAAGTTCAGCGTGTAATTAAAACTGATATTGCAAGACCCTTTGTAGATCTTAATCGCTCGTTACAAGACATGCCTCCAAATAATCCTGATGGGTTGATTAAGAGTAAGACATGCTATGATAAACCAATCTATACCAATGGAAAAGAACCTGACGATTCACTCAAAACAATGCTTATTGAAATGTATTACAATCCATATCATCAAGCAATTCAAAAAAGTATTACTGAATTAGATTTGAAATTATGTTTGGACTGTCATTCAATGGCTGCTACTGCTCCTTATTTTTCACCAGATAAAACACAATCAAAAAGACCTTTGTTTTGTATTTCTAATGATGATGGAAAAACAGCTTCTCAGGAAATGATGGAATTATTAGCTGATTCTATATCTAAATCATATTTTATTGATAGAGATGAAATATCCATAAATGATCCATTTCATGGTGGTCACATTACAAAAACATATGGGAATAAACCTCTTCCCTGGATTCAAGTTGAGATGAATAGATCATTATATTTGTCATCTCCATGGTTTGATGAAGATGCACTTACTGTGGATGTTAATCACCTTCAAAAATTAAATAAGCAATTTGAAAATTCACTTGATTATTTCTTTTCAAAAATCTAA
- a CDS encoding ion transporter yields the protein MMTNKALQRTYEILEGTTNDKVTKAFQFFIIALITVNVIVVIIETEESVLDEYGYLFTPFEIFSVVIFTAEYIGRIIVCKLNPKYQNSKFGVLRFVFTPMMLVDLAAILPFFLPFVVTDTRFIRIIRLLRLFRLFKLARYSDPMQTLGQVFKSKAGDLAVAFFILFIVLIFASSLMYHAEHEAQPAVFSSIPASMWWGIVTLTTIGYGDVYPITIPGKLIAAGVAVIGIAVYAIPTGIMASAFTEELRKKKASTNNTCPHCGKDISHD from the coding sequence ATGATGACCAATAAAGCATTACAAAGAACATATGAAATCCTTGAAGGTACAACTAATGACAAAGTTACAAAGGCTTTTCAATTCTTCATTATTGCTTTAATCACTGTAAATGTTATTGTAGTTATTATTGAAACAGAAGAATCTGTTTTAGATGAGTATGGTTATCTCTTTACTCCTTTTGAAATATTTTCAGTTGTAATTTTCACTGCAGAGTATATTGGAAGAATTATAGTTTGTAAACTAAATCCAAAATACCAAAATTCAAAATTTGGTGTACTTCGATTTGTATTTACTCCTATGATGTTAGTTGATTTGGCAGCAATACTTCCATTTTTCTTACCGTTTGTAGTTACAGACACTCGCTTCATTAGAATAATTAGACTTTTGAGATTGTTTAGACTCTTCAAACTTGCAAGATACTCTGATCCAATGCAAACTTTGGGGCAAGTATTCAAATCAAAGGCTGGTGATTTGGCAGTTGCATTTTTCATTTTATTTATTGTGTTGATATTTGCATCTAGTTTGATGTATCATGCAGAACATGAAGCACAACCTGCAGTTTTTTCTAGCATTCCTGCATCTATGTGGTGGGGAATAGTTACTCTAACAACAATAGGTTATGGTGATGTTTATCCAATTACTATACCTGGAAAATTAATTGCTGCAGGTGTTGCTGTCATTGGAATTGCCGTTTATGCAATTCCTACAGGAATTATGGCTTCTGCATTTACTGAAGAACTTAGAAAAAAGAAGGCATCAACTAACAATACATGCCCTCATTGTGGAAAGGATATATCCCATGATTAG